AAAAGATAAGATTTCAAGGGCGATGTCGTACTCTGCCCCCTGTTTATCCTTTACGTAGTCTCCTGATACGGCTCTTACGCGTTTTTCCATGCCGTATTTTCCGATAAATTCCCGGGATATCTCAGCCATTCCGGGGCGGTCAAAAATTACCACTTCCAGGTATGGGTTTTCCTGGGCAAGCCCTATTCCGAACAGTCCGTGCCCGCCCCCAAAGTCGATAAGGCGCCGGGCCGCCTGAAATTCCGGAAGCGCGATAACGATTTTCAGGATCTTTTGCAGCCTACCGAGCAGGGTGGATCTTGCAATCAATTCCATGGACTTCCGGTCATAAAAATACTGGTAATCAGGCTTTTCTTTCTCCTGTGGACCGTGTATCAGGATTTCTTTCAGGTTCAGCCAGTTACGTTTTTCCTCTTTGGATAAGAGGAGCTGCTTTGAATAATAAAGCCCATCGTCTGCAAGGAACGGATAAAGGTCTGCCGGTGTTACGTAGGCTCCATCGTTTTTGGCAAGGAGGCAAAGGGCAACGAGTACATCCAGAAACCTGCCAGTAAGTACAGGGTCTGTCCCTGTTTCCCGGGAGATTGCTTCGGCGGTCATTGGGGTTTTGAGTTTTGTAAAAACATCAAGTTCAAGAGCCGTCTGAAAGACCTGCCCTTTTTTAAAATTCGCAGCAAGGTCTCTGAGAAAGGGATTTTTATCTTCCAGGGGAGGCTTTATATCGGTTAATTTTTCCATCGTAAACCCTTCTTCGTTCTTTTTTCACTTTTTCTTCTCTTCACTTTTTCTTCTCTTCACTTTTTCTTCTCTTCACTTTTTCTTCTCTTCACTTTTTCTTCTCTTCATCTTTCCTCATAATCTGCTTGATCCGGAATCTGTTCCGGTTTCACGCTTCAATAACGTCCAGCTTCCCGTTTTCAAGCATTCCCATCCTCTCCGACATGAAGCGGATAACGGCTTCATCATGGGAGATCAGGAGGTAGCCGATTCCCTGCTCTGTCTGCACTTTTTTCAACAAGTGGAGGATCTGGGCCTGAACCGAGACGTCAAGGGCTGAGGTCGGTTCGTCAAGCACAATGTATTCCGGTTCGAGCAGGAGGATCCTGCCAAGGGCAAGGCGCTGGAGCTGGCCGCCTGAGAGCTGGGTCGGGTAGCGGGCAAGCACTTCTTCGGGGAGGCCTATGGTCTTCAGCATTTCTTTTGTGCACCGGATACACCCGGTTCCCGGGGTATCGAGCAGTTTCAGAACTTCAAAAATCGAATGCTCAATCCTCTTCCTGGGGTTAAAGGCATCTGTCGGGTCCTGGAACATCATCTGGACCCTGCGGCGGAAAGTCGCATGTTCGGTTTTTTTCATCCCGAAAAGCGGACTCCCGTTAAGAAGAACTGCGCCATCGGTGGGCCTTTCAAGTCCTGTAATAACTCTTCCGAGCGTGCTTTTTCCTTCCCCCGAGGGGCCCATCAGCCCGAAGGTTTTCCCGGGTTCAAGTTCAAACGACACGTCCCGGAAAATGCATTTTCCTTTTCCTAACAGGCCGGACCCGTATGTCTTTGAGAGGTTTTCGGCTTTCAGGGACATAAAAAACACCTCACTGCCCTTCCGTTTCCTTCTTTGAGTTCGGGGTGTTCCTGCGTGCAACGTTTTTCCTTGGAGGGGCATCTCGGATGGAACCTGCAGCCTGCAGGCGGGCTGCTGAGGGGTGGGGATGAACCGGGTATGGGTACAAAACCGTTTTCAGGCAGGCTGTTCAGGAGGCCCTGGGTATAGGGGTGGAGCGGGCTTTCAAAAAGGGTTGATGGGGTGGCAATCTCAACGATTTCTCCCGCATACATTACGGCAACCCTATCTGCGATCTGCCGCACAAAACCGAGGTCGTGGCTTATCAGAAGCAGGGATGTTTCACTTTTTTCTTTCAGTCCCTTCAGCTCGTTTTCCAGTTCGGCTACGCGGCTCCTGTCGAGCCCTTTGCTGGGTTCGTCTGCTATAAGGAGGACCGGGTCAAGCATGGTTGAAGCCGCAATCAAAAAGCGCTGGTTCATCCCTCCGGAACACCAGGAGGGATAGTAACCCATGTATTCCTGGGGATTTGAAAAACCCACTCGTTTAAGGGCTTCCACGACTTTTGATAGGGCTTTAGTTTTTTTCTTTCCCTTCACTTCCTCTTTTTCCTGTCCGTGAATCCGGAGAGGTTCTGCAAGCTGGTGCCCTATTGAATATACGGGATTTAAAGCAAGAGACGGATTCTGGAAAATGATGGAGATTTCTTTTCCCCTGAGTTTTGCCATCTCTTTTTCGCTCAGTTCGAGGAGGTTTTTGCCTCCGAATTCTATTCTCCCTTTAACTCTGGATTCCGGGGGGAGCAGACACATAATCGCATGTGCGACAACGGATTTTCCGCAGCCCGTCTCCCCTACGAGAGCCACAGTTTCTTTTTCCCTTATAGAAAGCGAAAGGCAGGAAACAGCGGCCACGGTTTCGTTTTTATTCCCGGTTTTATTCTCATTCTCATTTCCCTGAAAAGAAACGTTGAGGTCTTTTATTTCCAGCAGGGTGTTCATTCCGCATCCACTCCTCTTTTTCCACGTTCTTTCTCTTTTCCTTCGAACCCGAACCCTATCAATGCAATGGACATTACACAGAGTGTTATGCAGACTCCCGGAGGCAGGTACCACCACCACATTTCCCTGATAAAACCACCTCTGGAAAAGGCAAAGGAAAGCATGATCCCCCAGCTTTTCATGCTTATGTCCCCGAGTCCCAGGAAGGAAAGTGAGGCTTCCGAAATCATTGCCGAAGCCGTTGCCAGCATGAACTTGGGGAGCAGGACATGGAAGAGGTTCGGGACGATGTCCGAGGTCATGATGTGAAATGGGGAAAAGCCCATGCATCGGGCACTTTTGACATAGCCTGATTCTCTTATCTGCAGGGTTTTTGAGCGGACAACCCTGGCAATTGACTCCCAGGAAAGCAGCCCAAGTACGAGGATCAGGATCCAGATGCTCGGGTGGAGGAATGCTCCCAGGATTATTATCAGGGGGATTTTGGGGATTATCAGGACAACGTCGGTAAAGCCCATAAGCAGTTCGTCAAGCGTCCCCCTGAAGTAGCCTGAAAAAAGCCCTATCATGAGGCCTATTAAGGTTGAGATGCAGGCTGAGGCAAACCCCACCGTCATCGAGATTCTTGCCCCGTAAACCAGTTCCGAGAGTATGTCATTTCCGATATCGTTTGTCCCCAGAAGGTGGGCAGTCGATGGGGCTTCATAGGGAATGAAGCGCTCTGTCGGGGAGTAAGGGGCAAAAAGGGCAGGAAAGAGGGCAAGAATTAGGAAAAAAGTAAAGAGAAATAGTCCTCCTTTGTTGAATCTTTTCAGGTTTCTTCCGTATTTCCGGATAT
The Methanosarcina sp. WWM596 DNA segment above includes these coding regions:
- a CDS encoding methyltransferase, whose translation is MEKLTDIKPPLEDKNPFLRDLAANFKKGQVFQTALELDVFTKLKTPMTAEAISRETGTDPVLTGRFLDVLVALCLLAKNDGAYVTPADLYPFLADDGLYYSKQLLLSKEEKRNWLNLKEILIHGPQEKEKPDYQYFYDRKSMELIARSTLLGRLQKILKIVIALPEFQAARRLIDFGGGHGLFGIGLAQENPYLEVVIFDRPGMAEISREFIGKYGMEKRVRAVSGDYVKDKQGAEYDIALEILSFESNLDDVKQFYQNVAGCLRPGGIFIIQAFAIKADRTGPLNSLLHDLYKKIAGRNMYMMSSGEIREALEDAGFEAEYETEFHDAIPTQLIIARKKDPHKS
- a CDS encoding ABC transporter ATP-binding protein, which gives rise to MSLKAENLSKTYGSGLLGKGKCIFRDVSFELEPGKTFGLMGPSGEGKSTLGRVITGLERPTDGAVLLNGSPLFGMKKTEHATFRRRVQMMFQDPTDAFNPRKRIEHSIFEVLKLLDTPGTGCIRCTKEMLKTIGLPEEVLARYPTQLSGGQLQRLALGRILLLEPEYIVLDEPTSALDVSVQAQILHLLKKVQTEQGIGYLLISHDEAVIRFMSERMGMLENGKLDVIEA
- a CDS encoding ABC transporter permease, with the protein product MIQKETYIGESTAQERDSQWKDFLSFNLNLDIRKYGRNLKRFNKGGLFLFTFFLILALFPALFAPYSPTERFIPYEAPSTAHLLGTNDIGNDILSELVYGARISMTVGFASACISTLIGLMIGLFSGYFRGTLDELLMGFTDVVLIIPKIPLIIILGAFLHPSIWILILVLGLLSWESIARVVRSKTLQIRESGYVKSARCMGFSPFHIMTSDIVPNLFHVLLPKFMLATASAMISEASLSFLGLGDISMKSWGIMLSFAFSRGGFIREMWWWYLPPGVCITLCVMSIALIGFGFEGKEKERGKRGVDAE
- a CDS encoding ABC transporter ATP-binding protein: MNTLLEIKDLNVSFQGNENENKTGNKNETVAAVSCLSLSIREKETVALVGETGCGKSVVAHAIMCLLPPESRVKGRIEFGGKNLLELSEKEMAKLRGKEISIIFQNPSLALNPVYSIGHQLAEPLRIHGQEKEEVKGKKKTKALSKVVEALKRVGFSNPQEYMGYYPSWCSGGMNQRFLIAASTMLDPVLLIADEPSKGLDRSRVAELENELKGLKEKSETSLLLISHDLGFVRQIADRVAVMYAGEIVEIATPSTLFESPLHPYTQGLLNSLPENGFVPIPGSSPPLSSPPAGCRFHPRCPSKEKRCTQEHPELKEGNGRAVRCFLCP